A genomic region of Streptomyces sp. NBC_00247 contains the following coding sequences:
- a CDS encoding nucleotidyltransferase family protein, with protein MHVVILAGGKGVRLRPYTTALPKPLVPIGDQHTILEIVLRQLANSGFTSCTLAIGHLGEIIRAYVGDGSQWGLRIDYATEESPLGTMGPLLTMRDRLPETFLVMNGDVLTDLDFGEVLATHRSADAPLTIATYARKVHIDFGVLTTDDSRVVAFTEKPSMDYRVSMGVYGLSRSTLDNYTAGLPLGFDELVLDLLKAGNPPHAYEFDGYWLDIGRPDDYDRANAEFTSRKQLLLKGA; from the coding sequence ATGCATGTCGTCATCCTGGCCGGTGGCAAGGGCGTCCGGCTGCGGCCCTACACGACCGCCCTGCCCAAGCCACTGGTACCCATAGGCGACCAGCACACGATCCTGGAGATCGTGCTGCGCCAGCTCGCCAACTCCGGATTCACCTCCTGCACGCTGGCCATCGGCCATCTCGGCGAGATCATCCGCGCCTACGTCGGCGACGGCTCCCAGTGGGGACTGCGGATCGACTACGCGACCGAGGAGAGCCCGCTGGGCACCATGGGCCCGCTGCTCACCATGCGCGACCGGCTTCCCGAGACGTTCCTGGTGATGAACGGCGACGTCCTGACCGACCTGGACTTCGGGGAGGTGCTCGCCACCCACCGTTCCGCCGACGCCCCGCTGACCATCGCCACCTACGCCCGCAAGGTGCACATCGACTTCGGTGTGCTCACCACGGACGACAGCAGGGTCGTCGCCTTCACCGAGAAGCCCAGCATGGACTACCGGGTCTCGATGGGCGTGTACGGCCTGTCCCGGTCGACGCTCGACAACTACACCGCCGGCCTGCCGCTGGGCTTCGACGAGCTCGTCCTCGACCTGCTGAAGGCCGGGAACCCGCCGCACGCCTACGAGTTCGACGGATACTGGCTGGACATCGGCCGCCCCGACGACTACGACCGGGCCAACGCCGAGTTCACCAGCCGCAAGCAGCTTCTGCTCAAGGGAGCCTGA
- a CDS encoding S26 family signal peptidase, with the protein MTFRPSGTSMVPLIRHRQQVIVAPVDPSALETGDIVLARVAGTVYLHVVSSVDPAKRRVQISNNRGRVNGWTGYARVFGICVAVDGVARKGAADKTVAAGSNGSS; encoded by the coding sequence GTGACATTCCGGCCCAGCGGCACCTCCATGGTGCCGCTGATACGCCACCGGCAGCAGGTGATCGTCGCTCCGGTCGACCCGTCGGCACTGGAGACCGGGGACATCGTCCTCGCCCGTGTCGCCGGGACGGTCTACCTGCACGTGGTGTCGTCCGTGGACCCCGCGAAAAGGCGGGTGCAGATCAGCAACAACCGGGGCCGCGTCAACGGCTGGACCGGCTACGCGCGCGTCTTCGGCATCTGTGTGGCCGTCGACGGTGTCGCCCGGAAAGGGGCCGCGGACAAGACGGTCGCGGCCGGCTCGAACGGCTCCTCCTGA
- a CDS encoding MarR family winged helix-turn-helix transcriptional regulator, with product MSTKDRGHKANRDGTEPGVDEAIRALLLLMPRMVGRAKRIRVPEEIQSLALAPRHLSLLSYLLFDGPMTVKDLAARLEVAPTTVSLMVGELSRKGILERREDESDRRRRIVSITDGKRPSIDSWLARGARAWRQALNPLTPEQRHMFVQTLRAYEAAMADDEDD from the coding sequence ATGTCAACCAAGGACCGGGGCCACAAGGCGAACCGGGACGGGACCGAGCCGGGAGTCGACGAGGCGATCAGGGCGTTGCTGCTTCTCATGCCTCGCATGGTTGGGCGCGCGAAGCGGATCCGTGTGCCTGAGGAGATCCAGTCGCTTGCGCTCGCGCCGCGGCACCTGTCGCTGCTGTCTTATCTGCTGTTCGACGGCCCGATGACCGTGAAGGATCTGGCCGCCCGTTTGGAGGTCGCCCCGACCACCGTCAGCCTCATGGTCGGCGAGCTGAGCCGGAAGGGCATCCTGGAGCGGCGCGAGGACGAGTCGGACCGGCGTCGGCGCATCGTCAGTATCACCGATGGCAAACGACCGTCCATCGACAGCTGGCTGGCACGGGGAGCGCGTGCCTGGCGTCAGGCACTGAATCCCCTGACCCCCGAACAGCGGCACATGTTCGTCCAGACTCTGCGGGCCTATGAGGCGGCCATGGCCGACGACGAAGACGACTGA
- a CDS encoding CaiB/BaiF CoA transferase family protein, with protein sequence MPGPLNGVRVLDISTVLAGPLASSLLAEFGAEVIKVEQPGAGDPARGYPPLDDDGVSAGWAVVGRNKSSVTIDLHHPEAAGLVGRLAATADVVVTNFRPATLRRFSIDFEDLLAHRPDLVMVHVSAFGRTGPYAERPGFARVAEAFAGLTHRTGFPDGPPVFAGYPVADGVTGIYAAFAAMLALRQRDLTGEPQLADIGLYEPLLRMMEDFIVDYGETGEVRERQGNENPHISPNNLYRTRDGRWMALPASTEQMWRRLVVAMDAPDLAAYDTMSARIEHRAEIEGRVAAWVADHDLAPLTKLLDEAGVACGPVNSAADICADPHVRERGSVVEVTDEHDGRTRLVQGSAGRFSGFGQIVDRSAPHLGEHTRSVLGGLGLEPAAIDDLAVRGVI encoded by the coding sequence GTGCCCGGACCTCTCAATGGCGTGCGTGTCCTGGACATCTCGACCGTCCTCGCCGGCCCCCTGGCCTCCTCCCTCCTCGCGGAGTTCGGCGCCGAGGTGATCAAGGTCGAACAGCCCGGCGCGGGTGACCCGGCGCGCGGCTACCCGCCGCTCGACGACGACGGCGTCTCCGCCGGCTGGGCGGTCGTCGGCCGCAACAAGTCCAGCGTGACGATCGACCTGCACCACCCGGAAGCCGCCGGCCTCGTCGGCCGGCTCGCCGCCACCGCCGACGTGGTGGTCACCAACTTCCGGCCGGCGACCCTGCGCCGGTTCTCCATCGACTTCGAGGACCTTCTCGCCCACCGGCCCGACCTCGTCATGGTGCACGTGAGCGCCTTCGGGCGCACCGGCCCGTACGCGGAGCGCCCGGGCTTCGCCCGTGTCGCGGAGGCCTTCGCCGGGCTGACCCATCGCACGGGGTTCCCCGACGGTCCGCCGGTGTTCGCGGGCTATCCGGTCGCCGACGGGGTCACCGGGATCTACGCGGCCTTCGCGGCGATGCTCGCACTGCGCCAGCGCGACCTGACGGGTGAGCCCCAGCTGGCCGACATCGGGCTGTACGAGCCGCTGTTGCGGATGATGGAGGACTTCATCGTCGACTACGGCGAGACCGGCGAGGTCAGGGAACGCCAGGGCAACGAGAATCCGCACATCAGCCCCAACAACCTCTACCGCACCCGCGACGGACGCTGGATGGCCCTGCCCGCGTCGACGGAGCAGATGTGGCGCCGGCTGGTCGTCGCCATGGACGCCCCGGACCTCGCCGCCTACGACACCATGTCGGCCCGGATCGAGCACCGCGCGGAGATCGAGGGGCGGGTGGCCGCCTGGGTGGCCGACCACGATCTCGCACCCCTGACCAAGCTCCTGGACGAGGCGGGCGTAGCCTGCGGACCCGTGAACTCCGCCGCCGACATCTGCGCCGATCCCCATGTGCGGGAGCGTGGATCGGTGGTCGAGGTGACCGACGAGCACGACGGACGCACCCGCCTGGTGCAGGGCTCCGCCGGACGGTTCTCGGGATTCGGCCAGATCGTCGACCGCAGCGCGCCGCACCTGGGCGAGCACACCCGTTCCGTACTCGGCGGACTCGGCCTCGAACCCGCCGCCATCGACGACCTCGCCGTCCGCGGCGTCATCTGA
- a CDS encoding DUF4232 domain-containing protein: MRTDQRIGVVLAVTVLTGGAVGAGVVQASAATGRGTAPSACRPANHTATIAPSDSSAGHRHYRVTLTAPRGYEPCELAGSPTAVRFLDHGSDSGITAGTYGDQAGAVTFGPGHPVHFDFQVPNTGPVTSVDEVSFTLQAPGGEIPGASFAEGAFTVADGTLVGPVQQGA; the protein is encoded by the coding sequence ATGCGTACCGACCAGAGGATCGGCGTCGTCCTCGCCGTCACCGTGCTGACGGGCGGGGCAGTGGGCGCGGGAGTCGTGCAGGCCTCAGCGGCGACGGGCCGCGGCACCGCTCCCTCGGCCTGCCGCCCGGCCAACCACACGGCGACGATCGCCCCGTCGGACAGCTCCGCAGGTCACCGCCACTACCGCGTCACCCTGACCGCGCCGCGCGGGTACGAGCCGTGCGAGCTGGCCGGTTCGCCCACCGCCGTGCGGTTCCTGGACCACGGTTCGGACAGCGGCATCACGGCGGGCACCTACGGCGACCAAGCCGGTGCGGTGACCTTCGGGCCCGGGCACCCGGTGCACTTCGACTTCCAGGTCCCGAACACCGGTCCGGTCACGTCCGTGGACGAGGTGTCATTCACGCTCCAGGCTCCGGGCGGCGAGATCCCCGGCGCGTCCTTCGCCGAAGGGGCGTTCACGGTGGCCGACGGCACCCTCGTCGGACCGGTCCAGCAGGGCGCCTGA
- a CDS encoding GDP-mannose 4,6-dehydratase → MTSAPLAAVTGAEGFIGSHLTEALVARGYRVRAMAQYNSFSSFGWLETLSADVLDQVEIVLGDVRDPGSVRGLLEGADLAFHLAALIAIPYSYQAPHSYVDTNVTGTLNVLEAVRALGTPRLVHTSTSETYGTAQTVPISEDHPINTQSPYAASKAGGDRLADSYHASFDTPVVTLRPFNTFGPRQSMRAVIPTVIGQVAAGETTITLGDLRPTRDFTFVKDTAQAFLAVGTAPAEKVVGRTLNAGTGGEISVGDLVGLIGKVMDAPLDVREDTARIRPANSEVMRLVADASRLTGATGWTPAHTLEEGLAQTVEFFREPANLARYKTGIYNI, encoded by the coding sequence TTGACCTCCGCACCGCTCGCCGCCGTCACCGGAGCCGAAGGATTCATCGGCTCCCACCTCACCGAGGCCCTGGTCGCCCGGGGGTACCGGGTGAGGGCCATGGCCCAGTACAACTCCTTCTCCTCCTTCGGCTGGCTGGAGACACTCTCCGCCGACGTGCTCGACCAGGTCGAGATCGTCCTCGGCGACGTCCGCGACCCCGGTTCGGTGCGCGGCCTCCTGGAAGGCGCCGACCTCGCCTTCCACCTCGCGGCGCTGATCGCGATCCCGTACTCCTACCAGGCGCCGCACAGCTACGTGGACACCAACGTCACCGGCACGCTCAACGTGCTGGAGGCGGTCCGCGCCCTCGGCACGCCCCGGCTGGTGCACACCTCCACCAGCGAGACGTACGGAACCGCGCAGACCGTGCCGATCAGCGAAGACCACCCGATCAACACCCAGTCCCCGTACGCCGCCTCGAAGGCGGGCGGCGACCGGCTCGCGGACAGCTACCACGCGAGCTTCGACACTCCCGTGGTGACGCTGCGCCCGTTCAACACCTTCGGCCCGCGCCAGTCGATGCGCGCGGTCATCCCCACCGTGATCGGCCAGGTCGCCGCCGGTGAGACCACCATCACGCTCGGCGACCTGCGCCCCACCCGCGACTTCACCTTCGTCAAGGACACCGCGCAGGCGTTCCTCGCGGTGGGCACGGCGCCCGCGGAGAAGGTCGTCGGCCGCACCCTGAACGCCGGTACCGGCGGGGAGATCTCCGTCGGCGACCTGGTCGGCCTGATCGGCAAGGTGATGGACGCCCCGCTCGACGTCCGCGAGGACACCGCCCGCATCCGGCCGGCCAACTCCGAGGTGATGCGCCTGGTCGCCGACGCGAGCCGGCTCACCGGAGCCACCGGCTGGACGCCCGCGCACACCCTGGAGGAAGGGCTCGCGCAGACCGTCGAGTTCTTCCGCGAACCGGCCAACCTCGCCCGCTACAAGACCGGCATCTACAACATCTGA
- a CDS encoding tautomerase family protein: MFGLQNKSVFMVANHLNGAVMPHFEVRIHEEELDGKVEPKLVLALTEALVKVYGERARSMAVVELFGIPRHRWGIGGVPAEVNAPIVSLNVREVALNLPGIGNAPTQLITSITDAVVEVFGESVRQHVTVYVVGVPAGRSGVGGEVDPPPGN, from the coding sequence ATGTTTGGCTTGCAAAACAAAAGTGTCTTCATGGTAGCGAACCACCTGAACGGAGCTGTGATGCCGCACTTCGAGGTACGGATCCACGAAGAGGAGCTCGACGGAAAAGTCGAGCCGAAACTCGTCCTTGCCCTGACTGAGGCGCTGGTCAAGGTATACGGAGAGCGAGCACGCTCCATGGCGGTCGTCGAGCTGTTCGGCATCCCACGTCACCGCTGGGGCATCGGCGGCGTACCCGCCGAGGTGAACGCACCGATCGTCTCGCTGAACGTGCGTGAAGTGGCGTTGAACCTGCCGGGGATCGGCAATGCCCCCACGCAGCTGATCACGTCCATCACCGATGCCGTGGTCGAGGTCTTCGGCGAATCCGTCCGACAGCACGTGACCGTGTACGTGGTCGGCGTTCCAGCGGGACGCTCCGGCGTCGGCGGCGAAGTCGATCCGCCCCCGGGCAACTGA
- a CDS encoding SLC13 family permease, producing MSMADVSIVVLVALFLATLVPRFNIGLAALPAAFLVGLAADRTADEVTAFFPGDFFVLLVGITALFAVAQINGTLDWLLDGVLRMVGGRALLVALVPFLVGAVLTAIGTLPAAATAIVAPIALGLAARYGIPPFIAAVLGITGIISGLLSPLAVFGTSANNLGEKMGLDLPGSAPVAFFLGGLLAGLVICAGCLVFGYRTGTMPRGRLTPVGEPDSTLDASPDGASRDAENPATEETTGRAPSPVWGRYLTLGCLLAVVVLSVGFDINIGYLGLTAAVVQQLALRLDPNEIVSRIPWNIVLLIGGLLTYVGLMQDLGAFTRISDLLRVDGSPMLSLLVLCYIAGVTSFAASSIAIFATTIPLVPAVVAEGASPVGAVLAVALASILVDINPLGITGGLILGAAKPEDRTPLFRQLLRCGLVSVVVGPALACFAFGWW from the coding sequence ATGTCCATGGCCGACGTCTCCATCGTCGTTCTCGTCGCCCTCTTCCTGGCGACGCTCGTCCCGAGGTTCAACATCGGGCTCGCGGCCCTGCCCGCCGCCTTCCTCGTAGGTCTCGCCGCCGATCGCACCGCCGACGAGGTCACGGCGTTCTTCCCGGGCGACTTCTTCGTCCTGCTGGTCGGGATCACGGCGCTGTTCGCCGTCGCCCAGATCAACGGCACGCTCGACTGGCTCCTCGACGGCGTGCTCCGCATGGTCGGCGGGCGTGCGCTGCTGGTCGCGCTGGTGCCGTTCCTGGTCGGTGCCGTGCTGACCGCGATCGGCACCCTGCCGGCCGCCGCCACCGCCATCGTCGCGCCCATCGCGCTGGGGCTCGCCGCCCGGTACGGGATACCCCCGTTCATCGCGGCCGTCCTCGGTATCACCGGCATCATCAGCGGTCTCCTCTCGCCCCTGGCCGTGTTCGGCACCAGCGCCAACAACCTGGGCGAGAAGATGGGGCTCGACCTGCCCGGTTCCGCCCCGGTCGCCTTCTTCCTCGGCGGACTGCTGGCGGGCCTCGTCATCTGCGCCGGATGTCTCGTGTTCGGGTACCGCACCGGGACCATGCCGCGCGGCCGTCTCACGCCGGTCGGCGAGCCGGACTCGACTCTCGACGCCTCACCCGACGGCGCATCGCGGGACGCCGAGAATCCCGCCACCGAGGAGACCACCGGCCGCGCCCCGTCGCCGGTCTGGGGCCGTTACCTGACCCTGGGATGCCTGCTCGCCGTGGTGGTGCTGTCGGTCGGCTTCGACATCAACATCGGCTACCTGGGACTCACCGCCGCGGTCGTCCAGCAGCTCGCACTCCGGCTGGATCCGAACGAGATCGTCTCCCGTATCCCGTGGAACATCGTGCTGCTCATCGGCGGGCTGCTCACCTACGTCGGGCTGATGCAGGACCTGGGTGCCTTCACCCGGATCAGCGATCTGCTGCGGGTGGACGGTTCTCCGATGCTGAGCCTGCTCGTCCTCTGCTACATCGCCGGTGTCACCTCCTTCGCCGCGAGCTCCATCGCGATCTTCGCGACCACGATCCCGCTGGTGCCCGCCGTGGTCGCCGAGGGCGCCTCGCCGGTCGGTGCGGTACTCGCGGTCGCGCTGGCCTCGATCCTGGTCGACATCAACCCGTTGGGCATCACGGGCGGGCTGATCCTCGGCGCCGCGAAGCCGGAGGACCGTACGCCGCTCTTCCGTCAACTCCTGCGGTGCGGGCTCGTGTCCGTGGTGGTCGGTCCCGCCCTGGCGTGCTTCGCCTTCGGGTGGTGGTGA
- a CDS encoding spherulation-specific family 4 protein, which produces MSLLVPLYVHPAEDPGAWHRLITAADLTYGVVLNPASGPGTTPDPAFASAAEALRAAGALLLGYVDTDYGTRDPDLVLDDFRLHREWYEVDGCFLDQVTSTSVDLPACRRLVRRVRRAGARAVVLNPGVQPAPGYTRLADLTVTFEGPWSTYVSAFTRPPKAGKPGKEPADRLCHLVYGVPEALVPLAVRTAAERGAAVCGPVTGELPNPWAALSPALTGKER; this is translated from the coding sequence GTGAGCCTCCTCGTCCCGCTGTACGTGCATCCCGCCGAGGACCCGGGCGCCTGGCACCGGCTGATCACCGCCGCCGACCTGACCTACGGCGTGGTACTCAATCCGGCGAGCGGGCCCGGGACCACGCCGGACCCCGCGTTCGCGTCCGCCGCCGAGGCGCTGCGCGCGGCGGGCGCTTTGCTGCTCGGGTACGTCGACACCGACTACGGCACCCGCGACCCGGACCTGGTCCTGGACGACTTCAGGCTCCACCGCGAGTGGTACGAAGTGGACGGCTGCTTCCTGGACCAGGTGACCTCCACGTCGGTGGACCTGCCGGCATGCCGCCGGCTGGTGCGCCGGGTCAGGCGGGCGGGGGCGCGGGCGGTGGTACTGAACCCGGGGGTCCAGCCGGCCCCCGGCTACACCCGGCTCGCCGATCTCACCGTGACCTTCGAGGGGCCCTGGTCGACGTACGTCTCGGCCTTCACCCGGCCGCCCAAGGCGGGGAAGCCGGGGAAGGAACCCGCCGACCGGCTCTGCCACCTGGTCTACGGGGTGCCGGAGGCGCTCGTACCCCTCGCGGTGCGCACCGCGGCCGAGCGGGGGGCGGCGGTGTGCGGGCCGGTGACGGGCGAACTGCCCAATCCCTGGGCAGCGTTGTCGCCCGCACTCACCGGGAAGGAACGATGA
- a CDS encoding NAD-dependent epimerase/dehydratase family protein has protein sequence MRILVLGSTGFLGGHVVEHLRTLPGVRVLGAGRSEAAEFDLDLAGDSVKRLAKTLEAAAPDAVINCAGATGGDPVTLAEVNSRGAAALCAAMGLAAPVARLVHLGSAAEYGPGVPDVPVTESGPTCPLSPYGATKLAATLTVTASGLDAVVLRVGNPVGARAPLAGLPGRIAALLRAASDDSAAVLPLGDLSAYRDFVDARDVARAAGLAVTAEGSLPPVLNIGGGQAVPVRSLVYRLAELADFRGRIEESSDGSARSAAVSWQCSDISLAGSALDWRPVHSLDASLADLWAATAPHGGGDSAP, from the coding sequence ATGCGCATTCTCGTCCTGGGCTCCACCGGTTTCCTGGGCGGCCATGTCGTCGAGCACCTCCGCACCCTCCCGGGTGTGCGGGTGCTCGGCGCCGGCCGCTCCGAGGCCGCGGAGTTCGATCTCGACCTGGCCGGCGACAGCGTCAAGCGGCTGGCGAAGACCCTGGAAGCGGCGGCACCGGATGCCGTGATCAACTGCGCGGGCGCCACCGGCGGTGATCCGGTCACCCTCGCGGAGGTCAACTCCCGGGGCGCCGCGGCCCTGTGCGCGGCGATGGGGCTCGCCGCCCCGGTCGCCCGGCTGGTCCACCTCGGGTCGGCCGCGGAGTACGGTCCCGGCGTTCCGGACGTCCCCGTGACCGAGTCCGGCCCCACCTGCCCGCTCTCCCCGTACGGCGCCACCAAGCTCGCGGCCACCCTCACCGTGACCGCCTCGGGACTCGACGCGGTGGTACTCCGGGTGGGAAACCCGGTGGGCGCCCGCGCCCCGCTGGCCGGACTCCCCGGCCGGATCGCCGCCCTGCTGCGGGCCGCCTCCGACGACAGCGCCGCGGTGCTGCCGCTGGGCGACCTGTCGGCGTACCGCGACTTCGTGGACGCCCGGGACGTGGCACGGGCCGCCGGTCTCGCGGTGACCGCCGAGGGTTCGCTGCCGCCGGTGCTGAACATCGGTGGCGGACAGGCCGTGCCGGTACGGTCGCTGGTGTACCGCCTGGCCGAACTGGCGGATTTCCGGGGGCGGATCGAGGAGAGCTCCGACGGCTCCGCGCGCTCTGCGGCGGTGTCCTGGCAGTGCTCCGACATCTCCCTGGCCGGTTCGGCTCTCGACTGGCGGCCCGTCCACTCGCTCGACGCGTCACTGGCCGACCTGTGGGCGGCCACCGCGCCGCACGGCGGGGGCGACAGCGCGCCGTGA
- a CDS encoding endo alpha-1,4 polygalactosaminidase, with the protein MRNTMATWRAALLALLTAAALTACAGAADEDRAGGEGDRSASPGAEARDPHASRTPTTSATHRPSPGSSAPASPTTRPATQSPSAKGGPTGSTRSAGWWRPKPGLDWQWQLDGRADQSVDVSVYDIDGFENSAADVARLHRSGRKVICYINVGAWEDFRPDKAAFPASVLGSGDDWDGERWLDVRQIAVLKPIMAQRFDMCRAKGFDAVEPDLVEAYNNDSGFAITAADQLAYNRMIAKLAHERGMAVGLKNDLPQIPALLEDFDFAVNEECAEYDECGELTPFVEAGKAVFHVEYEVPASDFCADARRLGLSSMEKKLELGVWRKAC; encoded by the coding sequence ATGAGGAACACCATGGCGACCTGGCGGGCGGCCCTCCTGGCGCTGCTGACGGCGGCGGCGCTCACGGCGTGCGCCGGTGCGGCGGACGAGGACAGGGCGGGAGGGGAGGGCGACCGGTCCGCCTCCCCGGGCGCGGAAGCGCGGGACCCGCACGCCTCCCGGACACCCACGACGTCCGCGACCCACCGTCCGTCACCCGGGTCGTCGGCCCCGGCCTCCCCGACGACCCGACCGGCCACCCAGTCCCCTTCCGCGAAGGGCGGCCCCACCGGCTCCACCCGCTCGGCCGGCTGGTGGCGTCCGAAGCCGGGACTGGACTGGCAGTGGCAGCTCGACGGCCGGGCCGACCAGTCGGTGGACGTGTCCGTCTACGACATCGACGGCTTCGAGAACTCCGCCGCCGACGTGGCCCGCCTGCACAGGAGCGGCCGCAAGGTGATCTGCTACATCAACGTCGGCGCCTGGGAGGACTTCCGGCCCGACAAGGCCGCCTTCCCCGCCTCGGTCCTCGGCTCCGGCGACGACTGGGACGGCGAACGCTGGCTGGACGTACGGCAGATCGCGGTACTGAAGCCCATCATGGCCCAGCGGTTCGACATGTGCCGCGCCAAGGGGTTCGACGCGGTGGAACCGGACCTCGTCGAGGCGTACAACAACGACAGCGGCTTCGCCATCACCGCCGCCGACCAGCTCGCGTACAACAGGATGATCGCGAAGCTCGCCCACGAGCGCGGCATGGCCGTGGGCCTGAAGAACGACCTGCCGCAGATCCCCGCCCTGCTGGAGGACTTCGACTTCGCGGTCAACGAGGAGTGCGCCGAGTACGACGAATGCGGCGAACTGACGCCGTTCGTCGAGGCGGGCAAGGCGGTCTTCCACGTCGAGTACGAGGTGCCCGCCTCCGACTTCTGCGCGGACGCCCGCCGACTGGGCCTGTCGTCCATGGAGAAGAAGCTCGAACTGGGGGTGTGGCGGAAGGCCTGCTGA
- a CDS encoding LysR family transcriptional regulator — protein sequence MRVERARYFLAALRTGSLRSAAAACGVSQPTIGQQLTVLEEELDVVLLTRSPGGVRATPAGEALVGPFTRLVAAEDAVCEAALASNGTYQGRVSIGGGSVTVETIVAPVVGRLLADHPGLRFSVREGPSGDIESAVLGGELDLGVVTTPDEPAPSGLARRRLMTAPLGVHTRPDHPLAQRGEVTWNDLEHFPIVTMRPGTVLHQRLRKHLPKGQVMVEAMSARTVQTMVARGAGIGLLARFDTRGTAGDLTWLPLADTEPVEVSLVQRADSQPSRSAIVVRRLITARADELAGRQA from the coding sequence ATGCGAGTCGAACGTGCCCGGTACTTCCTCGCCGCGCTGCGCACTGGATCCCTCCGCTCGGCGGCGGCGGCCTGCGGTGTCAGCCAGCCCACCATCGGACAGCAACTCACTGTTCTGGAGGAGGAGTTGGATGTCGTCCTGCTGACCCGGAGCCCGGGAGGCGTGCGCGCGACACCGGCCGGTGAGGCGCTCGTCGGCCCGTTCACCCGTCTCGTGGCGGCCGAGGACGCCGTGTGCGAGGCGGCGCTGGCCTCCAACGGGACCTACCAGGGCAGGGTGTCCATCGGCGGCGGTTCGGTGACCGTGGAGACGATCGTCGCCCCGGTCGTCGGGCGGCTGCTCGCGGACCACCCGGGTCTGCGCTTCTCCGTGCGCGAGGGACCCTCGGGCGACATCGAGAGCGCGGTGCTGGGCGGTGAACTCGACCTCGGCGTGGTCACCACGCCCGACGAACCCGCCCCGAGCGGTCTCGCCCGCAGGCGGCTGATGACGGCACCGCTCGGCGTCCACACCCGGCCCGACCATCCGCTCGCCCAGCGCGGTGAGGTGACCTGGAACGACCTGGAACACTTTCCGATCGTCACCATGAGACCCGGCACCGTCCTGCACCAGCGGCTGCGCAAACACCTTCCCAAGGGGCAGGTGATGGTCGAGGCGATGTCGGCGCGCACCGTGCAGACCATGGTCGCCCGGGGCGCCGGGATCGGGCTCCTCGCCCGGTTCGACACCCGCGGGACGGCGGGAGACCTGACGTGGCTGCCGCTCGCGGACACGGAGCCGGTCGAGGTCAGCCTGGTCCAGCGCGCCGACAGCCAGCCGTCGCGGTCCGCCATCGTCGTGCGGCGGCTCATCACCGCCCGCGCCGACGAGCTGGCGGGACGCCAGGCCTGA